DNA from Phragmites australis chromosome 16, lpPhrAust1.1, whole genome shotgun sequence:
TTCATGGTTGAAGAAAGACATGCCCAGTTCGCGGATGCAGTTGCATGCTTCTCCTACATCACCTCCACTCTCATATTCCTCCAAGAGCTTTGTTATCTTGTCCTTTGCGTCCTCCACAGCCCATCCGGTCCCACCACCCCAGCATCTCAGAAGCCTCTCTCCAGCATGGCGGGCTGACGCAAGTGAGCGTGCCATGTTCAATGTTTCAGCTCCGCTGCAGTTTGATGGAAGCTTGCTGTTAATCTCATCTAAGTTTAGAGGCGCGAGAACATCATCGATCACTGCCCTGGCTAAGAACAGCCCCAGCTCATCCGAGGCATCCAATATATCCAGTGCGGTGTCTTCTGCAGATTCAAGGAGCATTATGAATCCCTTGACAATGTCTTCAGTAGAGAACAGCTCCATGCTTAATGATGATAGAAGAACAGACGCCATCTCTTTCTCCCTGTTCTTGCGGTCCATAGCAATTGTTATGAGCTTCTTGATAAAGATTGGATTATATTCTGGATAACCAAGCTCTTTGAGGCTACGGATAAGCTCTGGTGTATCATCAGAAAGGAAGTACTCATGTATTATAGATACGGCCTCTCTCTTGTACCTTGCCAGCTTCTCATGTTCATCATCTTCAACATCTCCGATGACACCACGTACATAAGAAGAATCTAGCCATCCCTCAGAAATTGCTTTTGATACCAACAGATGGAATTCAGATTTTGCAGATGGTATATCAAGAGTGAGATCATCAAGACTCTCAGTGAAACGGGAGAATCCTTTCATCATCTGACTAGAGCTTATCAAACATTCTGCAGATGCTTCCTTCAGAAGCTTGACAACAAGAGTTTCAGCAACTGGGCTCTCCATTCCAAGTGTAAGAGCTCGCTTCACTACCTCATGATGAAAAAATGGAACAGCCAACTCTCTTATGCACCTGCACGCCTCAGCTGTATCACCATTCTTGATATATTCCTTTAGAAGATCAGTAATCCTCTTCTTCGCCTCTTCTACTGTGATGTGTGTTGAACCACCCCATCGGCGCTCAATTAACTCCGCATGGTGGGGTGCTGAAAGATAGCTCTTCTCTGCAATTTGTACAACCTCCATCCCCTTTGAAGACTCTGAGAGACTCCCTTTTGCCTTGCTGAGAAAAGCAGGTGGCAGAATGTCATCAACAACTGCCCGCGCAATAAAAAGCGCTAGAACATCGACAGCATCAGGTATGTCAACAGCCAGATCATCGACGGCCTCTAACAGCAGCAGAAAGCCCAGTCTGATTTGAGTTGAACTGATCAGGTTGCCATAAAGAGACGATAACAGCACTGACACCATTTCTTTCTCCTTGTCATGCCTGTCCATTGCCACGGAAACAAGCTTCTTGACAAAGTAACGGTGGAAGTCATCATAACCCAACTCTTTAAGATCAGAAGCGGCCAATTTTACATCACCATTGCTGAAATATTCCTCAATTATTGGGACAACAGATTTCTTGTAATCATCTAGTG
Protein-coding regions in this window:
- the LOC133896185 gene encoding MA3 DOMAIN-CONTAINING TRANSLATION REGULATORY FACTOR 1-like, which translates into the protein MASPRKGGGFLTQDQREKLRIAVQNAETLSLASPRSPTGATTSALLQQYEQQMEQKRAAAAAAAAAAGGGGGGGRGGGGGGGGGGGGPRHVRRSHSGKTIKVKKDGAGGKGTWGKLIDTDADACLDRNDPNYDSGEEPYELVEAPVSTPLDDYKKSVVPIIEEYFSNGDVKLAASDLKELGYDDFHRYFVKKLVSVAMDRHDKEKEMVSVLLSSLYGNLISSTQIRLGFLLLLEAVDDLAVDIPDAVDVLALFIARAVVDDILPPAFLSKAKGSLSESSKGMEVVQIAEKSYLSAPHHAELIERRWGGSTHITVEEAKKRITDLLKEYIKNGDTAEACRCIRELAVPFFHHEVVKRALTLGMESPVAETLVVKLLKEASAECLISSSQMMKGFSRFTESLDDLTLDIPSAKSEFHLLVSKAISEGWLDSSYVRGVIGDVEDDEHEKLARYKREAVSIIHEYFLSDDTPELIRSLKELGYPEYNPIFIKKLITIAMDRKNREKEMASVLLSSLSMELFSTEDIVKGFIMLLESAEDTALDILDASDELGLFLARAVIDDVLAPLNLDEINSKLPSNCSGAETLNMARSLASARHAGERLLRCWGGGTGWAVEDAKDKITKLLEEYESGGDVGEACNCIRELGMSFFNHEVVKKALVMAMEKKSERILCLLQECFGEGIITINQMTKGFSRVRDGLDDLALDIPDAREKFLSYVEHAKKSGWLLPLFGVSTST